TTCTGCTTGGCGAGTTGGAGTTCGATGCCGAACTGGATGCGTTCTTTGAACCTGATCTCGACCCGGCACTGTCCATCAAAGCTGTTGAGGATGGCATTGCCTTTCCATTCCAGTCCGTTCTTCTCTGCTACCTCTTCCAGGTATAGCTCCACTTCCTCAAAGAGCTTGGCTTTGTCTTTGATGATGCGATCC
This region of Candidatus Cloacimonadaceae bacterium genomic DNA includes:
- a CDS encoding DUF3164 family protein, which produces MDTPKTKKTADRTKTDANGQSIPISIIKPEIIKQDAVVTKTIERAKKLQDRIIKDKAKLFEEVELYLEEVAEKNGLEWKGNAILNSFDGQCRVEIRFKERIQFGIELQLAKQ